A stretch of Candidatus Aegiribacteria sp. DNA encodes these proteins:
- a CDS encoding T9SS type A sorting domain-containing protein yields the protein SFFTCKGNALCVETYSDVDVTNCTFNHNYIFPDALHMRSIAILDSTSCNISCSIVWDDIIFDPYDQISVEYSNVENGWPGTGNIDEDPLFFSGGLSPYHLTPSSNCIDGGNPDPVYNDPEDPGNPGFALWPALGDLRNDMGVYGGPGAIYWSETGTGIGEYSLPDQHGLPIMLGIYPNPTSHPPIVTLTLAENNNVALSIFDLTGRLISTPIQGEFPQGVYEVQLAKLTPGIYFCRIVSEDFSLSQRFVVIE from the coding sequence ATAGCTTTTTCACTTGCAAGGGCAACGCGCTATGCGTAGAAACATACTCTGATGTTGATGTTACCAACTGTACATTCAACCACAATTACATATTCCCCGATGCCTTGCATATGCGTTCCATTGCGATCCTCGACTCAACTTCATGCAATATATCCTGCAGTATCGTTTGGGATGACATCATATTTGATCCATACGATCAGATCTCAGTGGAATACAGTAATGTCGAAAATGGATGGCCCGGAACTGGCAATATTGATGAAGATCCCTTGTTTTTCTCCGGTGGATTGAGCCCTTACCACCTGACTCCGTCGTCCAATTGCATCGATGGAGGTAATCCAGATCCGGTTTATAATGATCCAGAAGATCCTGGAAATCCTGGTTTTGCGCTTTGGCCAGCTCTTGGTGACCTTAGAAATGACATGGGAGTCTATGGTGGTCCTGGAGCTATATACTGGAGTGAGACTGGCACGGGCATTGGTGAATACTCTCTTCCAGATCAACATGGACTACCTATCATGTTAGGAATTTATCCCAATCCGACTTCACATCCACCTATCGTCACATTGACCTTAGCTGAGAATAATAATGTTGCTCTATCAATCTTCGATCTCACTGGACGTCTTATATCGACCCCGATTCAGGGAGAGTTTCCTCAGGGTGTATACGAAGTACAGCTAGCTAAACTAACTCCAGGCATTTATTTCTGCAGGATAGTATCTGAAGATTTTTCTTTATCTCAGAGATTCGTGGTTATAGAGTAG
- a CDS encoding T9SS type A sorting domain-containing protein → MYRRILPLLIFVISTATFAGSAVQTEWSGGPGVWGSVTDWGNQFFQETDISWLHASGCIMLQGCVEHVITGYYPSLIFVHADDIDGDDDTDVLTATSSGTNSISWWENLDESGTAWSQHVIDVYFPSMCIHSEDIDGDGDSDVLCAGTDLICWWENTNGLGTAWAEHTVDSDFQGANSVYSEDIDSDGDMDVLGAARYADDITWWENLNGVGTSWSKFTVDGSFDDAMSVHAEDINGDGDMDILGAAYLDGDIAWWENLDGSGTAWMEYTVDGSFPGATCVFSEDVDSDGDMDILGTTMYADEITWWENIDGTGTSWNEHPIDATFDGAHAVHATDMNGDGAIDVLAVAFLDNDITWWQNSDTSPGVYWTEHTVEGDFYYAFSVYPADIDGNSSLDILGGAHFTTWWDLTSYRSEGSLESSVFDTEGDPDWDSIDWDSQTPSGTSVSFQVRASDNQTVMGAWSDTLQVPGFLEGILADGDQYIQYRVILQTSDPDTTPVLNDITVIWDPTSIEETTEPVTQGIVLLPVAPNPVVGSPVIIFGLPEPVAVELSIFDLSGRMVSDIHEDEYSMGYHDVLIGELSPGIYFCRMVSGDFTATQRFVVID, encoded by the coding sequence GTGTATAGAAGAATCCTTCCCTTGCTTATCTTTGTCATTTCTACAGCGACATTTGCAGGTTCTGCAGTGCAGACCGAATGGTCCGGTGGCCCTGGAGTATGGGGGTCCGTGACGGATTGGGGCAATCAGTTCTTTCAGGAGACGGATATCTCCTGGCTTCACGCCAGTGGCTGCATCATGTTGCAGGGCTGCGTTGAGCATGTCATTACCGGCTACTATCCTAGTCTCATCTTTGTACACGCTGATGATATCGATGGTGATGACGACACAGACGTACTCACAGCGACAAGTTCAGGCACCAATAGCATATCGTGGTGGGAAAACCTAGACGAATCTGGTACGGCGTGGTCTCAGCATGTTATTGATGTCTATTTTCCATCCATGTGTATCCATAGCGAGGACATCGATGGAGATGGAGATTCCGATGTCCTCTGTGCAGGAACCGATCTCATCTGCTGGTGGGAAAATACCAATGGATTGGGCACAGCCTGGGCTGAGCACACCGTTGATTCAGACTTCCAGGGAGCCAATTCCGTTTACTCCGAGGACATTGATAGTGACGGTGACATGGATGTTCTGGGTGCCGCGAGATATGCTGACGATATCACCTGGTGGGAGAACTTGAACGGGGTGGGTACTTCATGGAGCAAGTTCACTGTCGATGGCTCATTCGATGATGCCATGTCCGTCCATGCGGAGGATATTAACGGAGATGGTGACATGGACATTCTTGGTGCTGCTTATCTGGACGGTGATATCGCCTGGTGGGAAAATCTGGACGGATCAGGCACTGCGTGGATGGAATACACTGTTGATGGTTCATTCCCAGGCGCAACCTGTGTCTTCTCCGAAGATGTGGATAGTGATGGCGACATGGACATCCTCGGTACAACTATGTACGCCGACGAGATCACCTGGTGGGAGAATATCGATGGCACGGGTACATCCTGGAACGAGCATCCAATAGACGCCACATTCGACGGAGCACACGCTGTCCATGCTACTGACATGAATGGGGATGGAGCCATCGACGTACTCGCGGTAGCTTTTCTGGATAACGACATCACCTGGTGGCAGAACTCCGACACGAGTCCGGGAGTCTACTGGACAGAGCATACTGTCGAAGGAGATTTCTACTACGCGTTTTCAGTATATCCCGCAGACATTGATGGCAATAGCTCTCTGGATATCCTCGGAGGTGCTCACTTCACCACCTGGTGGGATCTCACCAGCTATCGCAGCGAGGGTTCACTCGAATCCAGTGTCTTCGATACTGAAGGTGACCCTGACTGGGATTCTATCGATTGGGATTCACAGACTCCGTCAGGAACCTCTGTTTCGTTCCAGGTCAGGGCATCTGACAACCAAACTGTGATGGGAGCATGGTCGGATACTCTGCAGGTTCCCGGATTTCTGGAGGGAATCCTGGCGGATGGTGATCAGTATATCCAGTACAGGGTAATTCTGCAGACATCCGATCCCGATACCACTCCAGTTCTAAACGACATCACTGTTATCTGGGATCCTACCAGCATCGAGGAAACTACAGAACCAGTTACTCAAGGGATTGTGCTGCTTCCTGTCGCACCGAATCCGGTAGTAGGATCACCTGTCATCATATTCGGGCTACCCGAACCTGTGGCAGTAGAACTTTCCATCTTTGACCTGTCAGGAAGAATGGTCAGTGATATTCATGAGGATGAATACTCCATGGGGTATCACGATGTTCTGATTGGGGAATTATCTCCTGGAATCT